The genome window CTACGGGTTGACGAGAGGGTGGTTCCAGCGCGTGCTGCAATGCTGGCCTCACAATTTTTTAACCCGTTTTTTCTTGCAGTGCAACACTTTCAAGACAAACCAAGTCAGCGCAGGCCTTGCCGCTGCGGGCTTCGGGTCAATGTTTGTCTACGCCATGCGCCAGCGGCCAAGCCTGCGTCCGGGGCCTGGCGGGCTTTTATCTGCTTGCGGACAGGAACGTGTGGGAGCGGCTTCAGCCGCGACCGGCGTTACCGATAAAGCCCGTCGCGACTGAAGTCGCTCCTACGCCGAGCCGGCGCGCCGATTCGAATCCGCTAGCTGCGCTGCTGCGCGAACAGGCCGAAGCGTCGTGCGCTCAGCTGCAGCACCTGGCCCGGCGCGTAACGGGTGGCGCCCTCGCCCGCCGGCAACTCCACTTCCACTTCGTCCTGGCCATGCGCCAGTTGCGCGCGCAGGCGCAGGCGCGAACCGCTGCGCTGCGAGGACAGCACCGTCGCCGCCCAGCCGCTGTCGCTGGGCGCCAGATCTTCCGGGCGCACGTACAGATCGACCGGGCCGCTGGACAGCGATGTGTCCGGCGCCGGCAGCGCCAGGCCGGCGACCTGCAACTGGCCGTCGTGCAGGTGCGCCGGCAGCCGGTTGACCGCGCCGACGAAGCCGTACACGAACGGCGACACCGGGCGTTCGTAGACGTCGGCCGGACTGCCGAGCTGCTCGATGCGCCCGCGGTTGAGGATCGCCACGCGGTCGGCCAGTTCCAGCGCCTCTTCCTGATCGTGGGTGACGAACACGGTGGTCAGTCCGGTGCGGTCGTGCAGCTCGCGCAGCCAGCGCCGCAGGTCGCGCCGCACCTGCGCGTCGAGCGCACCGAACGGTTCGTCCAGCAGCAGCACGCGCGGCTCGATCGCCAGTGCACGCGCCAAGGCCACGCGCTGGCGCTGGCCGCCGGACAGCTGGGTCGGATAGCGCGCCTCCAGTCCGTCCAACTGCACCAGCGCGAGCAGTTCGCTCACCCGCGCCCGGATCGCCGACTCGGCCAGGCGCTCGGCGCCGCGGCGCACGCGTAGGCCGAAGGCGATGTTGTCGCGCACGGTCATGTGCCTGAACAGCGCGTAGTGCTGAAACACAAAGCCGACCCGGCGCGACTGCACCGGCAGGCCGGTCGCGTCCTCGCCGTCGATCAGCACGCGCCCGGCGTCGGCATGCTCCAGCCCGGCGATCACCCGCAGCAAGGTGGTCTTGCCCGAGCCGGACGGCCCCAGCAATGCAAGCAGTTCGCCCTGGCGGATATCCAGGCTGACGTCGTCGAGCGCGACGAACGCGTCGAAACGCTTGCCCAGGTGCTGTACGCGGATGGTCATCGCAACCTCAGTGTCGGTGATTGGCGGCCAGCGATTCGCCGTGGCGCCATTCCAGATAGGACTTCAGCGCCAGGGTGAGCAGCGCGGTCAGCGCCAGCAGGCTGGCACAGGCGAACGCGGCGCTGTAGGCGTACTCGTTGTAGAGGATCTCCACGTGCAGCGGCAGCGTATTGGTGCGCCCGCGGATATGCCCAGACACCACCGACACCGCGCCGAACTCGCCCATCGCCCGCGCACTGCACAGCAGCACGCCGTACAACAGGCCCCAGCGGATGTTGGGCATGGTCACCCGCCAGAACATCTGCCAGCCGTTGGCGCCCAGGCTCAGCGCCGCCAGCTCCTCGTCGCTGCCCTGCTGCTCCATCAGCGGCATCAACTCGCGGGCGATGAAGGGGAAGGTGACGAAGGTCGTCGCCAGCACGATGCCGGGCAGCGCGAACACGATCCGCGGCAGTTGCAGCAGCACCTCGCCGAACACCGGCAGGTGCAGCCGCCAACCTTCGTCGATCAGCGGCCAGGCCCAGCCGCTGCGGCCGAAGATCAGGATGAAGACCAGCCCGGCGACCACCGGCGACACCGAGAACGGCAGGTCGATTAGGCTCACCAGCAGGCGCTTGCCGGGAAAGCGGTGCTTGCTCACCGCCCACGCTGCGGCGACGCCGAACACCAGGTTCAACGGCACCACGATCGCGGTCACCAGCAGGGTCAGGCGGATCGCGGCGAGCGCGTCGGGATCGGAGATCGCCCGCCAGAACACGCCGATGCCGCCGCGCAGCGCTTCGACGAACACCAGCAGCAGCGGCAGGAACAGGAACGACAGCAGGAAGCCCATCGCGCCGAGGATCAACAGCGCCTGCACCCACCACGGCTCGGTGGTGACCGAGGCGGCGCGGCGGCGAGCGGCGGGAGGCGATGCGCTCAACGCAGTCTCCGAAAACGGGAGGGTCAAGCTGGACACGGTATCGTTCATCTCAATGCGCCGCCAGACCGCGTCGCGCGAAGCGCGCCTGCACGCCATTGACCACCAGCAGCATCAGCAACGACAGCAGCAGCATCGCCGCGGCGATCGCGGTAGCGCCGGCGTAGTCGAATTCCTCCAGGCGGATAGTGATCAGCAACGGCGCGATCTCAGTCGCGTTGGGCAGGTTGCCGGCGATGAAGATTACCGAGCCGTATTCGCCGATGCCGCGCGCGAAGGCCAGCGCGAATCCCGTCAGCACCGCCGGCCACAGGGCCGGCAGCACTACGCGGCGGATGGTCTGCCAGCGGCCGGCGCCGAGCGTGGCCGCGGCTTCCTCCACTTCGCGCTCGGCCTCGGCCAGCACCGGCTGCACGATCCGCACCACGAACGGCAAGCCGACGAACACCAGCGCCACCACGATGCCGAGCTGGGTGTAGGCGATCTTCAGCCCCAGCGGTTCCAGCCAGCGGCCGACCCAGCCGTTGCCGCCGTAAAGCGCGGTCAGCGCGATGCCGGCCACCGCGGTCGGCAGCGCGAACGGCAGATCGATCATCGCGTCGAACAGGCGCTTGCCGGGGAAACGGTAGCGCACGAACACCCAGGCTACCCAGGTCCCCATCAGCGCATTGAACGCGGCGGCGACGAAGGCGGTGCCGAAGCTGACCCGCAGCGCCGACAGCACTCGCGGTTCGCTCCACACCTGCCACACGCCATGCCCGCCCAGGCCGCTGGTCTTGAGCACCACGCCCAGCAGCGGGATCAGCACCACCAACCCCAACCAGGTCAGAGTAATGCCCAGGCTCAGGCCCAGCCCGGGGATCACCCTGCGCCGCGACGGAGCGCGGGTGGCGGCGACGGCGTTCACTCCCATCGCGTCACTTGCTCGCCTGGATCTGGTCGAACAGGCCGCCGTCGTTGAAGTGCTCGGCCTGGGCCTTGGCCCAGGAACCGAACGCCTGATCGATGGTCACCAGTTGCACATTCGGCAGCCGCGCGATGTCGGCGCGATCGGCGTACTCGGGATGGCGCGGGCGGTAGTAGTGCCTGGCCGCGATCTTCTGCCCTTCCGGCGAATACAGGTATTTCAGGTACTCCTCGGCGACGGCGCGGGTAGCGTGCTTGTCCACGTTCCTGTCGACCACCGCCACCGACGGCTCGGCCAGGATCGACAGCTTCGGCACCACGATCTCGAACTTGTCCTTGCCTAGTTCCTCCTGCGCCAGGAACGCCTCGTTCTCCCAGGCCAGCAGCACGTCGCCGATGCCGCGCTGGACGAAGGTGGTGGTGGCGCCGCGCGCGCCGGTGTCCAGCACCGGCACATTGCGGAACAACGCGCGCATGTAGCCGAGGATGCGCTCGCGGTCGCCCTTGAAGATGTGGTCGGCGTAGGCCCAGGCGGCCAGGTAGTTCCAGCGTGCGCCGCCGGAGGTCTTCGGGTTCGGGGTGATCACCGACACGCCGGTGCGCAGCAGGTCCGGCCAATCCTTGATCTGTTTCGGGTTGCCCTTGCGCACCAGGAACACGATGGCGGAGGTGTACGGGGCGCTGTTGTCGGGCAGGCGCTTGGCCCAGCCCGGATCGATCAGCTTGCCCTTGTCGGCGATCGCGTCCACGTCATAGGCCAGCGCCAGCGTCACCACGTCGGCCTCGACCCCGTCGATGACCGAGCGCGCCTGCTTGCCTGAACCGCCGTGCGAGGTCTCCACGCTGACCTTGTCGCCGCTGTGGGTCTGCTCCCAGTGCTTGACGAAGGCGGTGTTGTAGTCGCGGTACAGCTCGCGCGTGGGATCGTAGGATACGTTGAGCAACTGCACGTCGCGCGCCGCGGCGGTGCCGGCGAACGCGCACAGCGCGAGCGCGAGCAGCGGGCTGAATCGGCGCGGCAGGAGGCTGGGCATGGGCGGATCTCCGGAAGATGGGTCGAGGCACGGGCGGTCCGGCCATGCGACCACGGCCAGTGCGCCATGCTGCGCAGCCGCATTCGTCTGGTGAAATGACTTCACCGCCGATGCTTATGCGATTTGTGCATGACGCCTGCAGACCATCGCACACGCCGCGTTAAAATCTCCACCTCTCCCGCCTGCGCGTGCCCGTCATGACCGATTCCCGTCTCACCCAGCACTATGTCGACGAACTGGACGCGATCCGCGCGCAGGGCCTGTTCAAGTCCGAACGCATCATCGTCGGCCCGCAGTCGGCCGAAATCGTGCTGGCCGACGGCCGCCGCGTGCTGAACTTCTGCGCCAACAACTACCTGGGCCTGGCCGACCACCCGGCGCTGATCGCCGCGGCCAAGGATGCGCTGGATACCCACGGCTTCGGCATGGCCTCGGTGCGCTTCATCTGCGGCACCCAGGACCTGCACAAGCAGCTGGAAGCGCGCATCGCCGAGTTCTTCGGCACCGAGGACACCATCCTCTACGCCGCCTGCTTCGACGCCAACGGCGGCCTGTTCGAGCCACTGCTCGGCGAAGCCGATGCGATCATTTCCGATGCGCTCAACCACGCCTCGATCATCGACGGCGTACGCCTGTGCAAGGCCAAGCGCTTCCGCTACGCCAACTGCGACATGGCCGACCTGGAAGTGCAGCTGCAGGCGGCCGACGCGGCCGGCTGCAAGACCAAGCTGATCACCAGCGATGGCGTGTTCTCGATGGACGGCTTCATCGCCCCGCTCGACCAGATCACCGCGCTGGCGAAGAAGTACGGCGCGCTGGTGCATATCGACGAATGCCACGCCACCGGGTTCCTAGGCGCCAGCGGGCGCGGCTCGGCCGAGGTCAAAGGGGTGATGGACCAGATCGACATCTTCACCGGCACCCTGGGCAAGGCCATGGGCGGCGCGCTTGGCGGCTTCACCACCGGCCGGCGCGAGGTGATCGAACTGTTGCGCCAGCGCTCGCGCCCCTACCTGTTCTCCAACTCGCTGCCGCCGCACGTGGTCGCCGCCGGGATCAAGGCCTTCGCGATGCTGGACGCGGCCGACGAGTTGCGCGCGCAACTGGTCGAGAACACCCGCCACTTCCGCGAACGCATGGCCGCGGCCGGCTTCGACATCAAGCCCGGCACCCATCCGATCTGCCCAGTGATGCTGTACGACGCACCGCTGGCGCAACGCTTCGCCGAGCGGCTACTGGAGGAAGGCATCTACGCGATCGGCTTCTTCTTCCCGGTGGTGCCCAAGGGCCAGGCGCGGATCCGCACCCAGATCAGCGCCGCGCATACCCGCGCGCAATTGGACCGGGCGATCGACGCGTTCGTACGGATCGGGCGCGAGTTGGGAGTGATCTGAAACCGGGGACCGGGGTCCGGGGACCGGGGACCGGGGACCGGGGACCGGGGACCGGGGACCGGGGACCGGGGACCGGGGACCGGGGACCGGGGACCGGGGACCGGGGACCGGGGACCGGGGACCGGGGACCGGGGACCGGGGACCGCAGGATGATGTCCGAGCGAAAATCGCTGTCAAGCGATTCGATAAAAAATGACGTTTTTGGGTGAAAAACGGCTTTTTTGCGTTTCAGCTCGCCGCTTTTCTGTGGGAGGGGCTTCAGCCCCGACGCCTTGCCGGTAAACGCGTCGGGGCTGAAGCCCCTCCTACAAAAAAGCAGAGATGCAACGCACTCGCGATCATCCCCCAGGTCACAGGTCACCGGTCACCGGTCCCGCCCCCAACGCCTCCACCTCCGCCACACTCAGCTCACGCCACGCGCCCTTGCCCAGTTCGCCCAGCGCCAGCCCGCCGATCGCCACCCGCACCAAGCGCAGCACGCCCAGGTCGAGTTCGGCAAGCAGGCGCCGGATCTGCCGGTTGCGACCCTCGTCCAGCACCACTTCTAGCCAGGCGTGCTTGTCGCCTTGCCGCAGCAGCCGCACCTGTTTGGCGCGCAGTGGCTCGCCGTCGGCGACGACGCCGGCGCACATGCGCGCCAGCAGCGCCGCGTCGGGCAACGCATCGACCTGCACGTGATAGGCCTTGTCCGGGCCGCTGGCCGGATCGGCGACCCGCGCGGCCCATTGCGGATCGTTGCAGAACAGCAGCAAGCCCTCGCTGGCCTTGTCCAGGCGCCCGACCGGGGCCAGCCAGGGCAATCCGGCGCCGTCGAAACAGCGGTAGACGGTGTCGCGGCCGCGCTCGTCCTGCGCGGTGGTGACCAGGCCGCGCGGCTTGTTGAGCATCAGGTACAGGCGCTGCGTCGCGGCCAGCGCCACGCCATCCAGGGCCAGCCGGTGGCGGCCGCGCAGGATCGGGAATTCGGGATCGGTGACGGTGTGGCCATCGACCGCAACGCGGCCGGCGGCGATCCAGCGCGCGGCCTCGGTGCGCGAGCACAGACCGAGCTTGGACAGGGTGCGCGCCAGGCCGTGGCGTGCTTGGCCGGCGTGCGGCGATCGCGAGACGTCGGCCGCTGGCACCGAGGTGCGCGATGCGGGCCGGCGGGAACGCGAAGGAGATTTCACCGCTCGCGCTTCGCTACGCAGGCGCGGTCGCTGTTGCGACCGCGCGCAGCGTTTACTGCTTGTCGACCGGCGCGGCCGCGTCGGGCGCCGTTGCGGCGGTGGGCACTGCGGCTGGCGCCGGACGCGCCTTGACCACACGCACGCCGCGCGCCTTCATCCAGGCGTCGAACTCTTCGGCGGTCATGCGCTTGCCGTTCTGGCTCATGTCGAAGCGCCACGGGGTGTTGTCGAATGCGGTGGTCGGCTTGTAGGCGGCCGGATCGTTCGGCTTCACCGCAGCACCGCCCGGCATCGCATTGGCCAGGCTCTGGCAACCCTCGGCGCGCAGCCGCAGCAGCACCCGGTCCAGCGACTGGTCGCTGCTGTAGGACTGCGCCAGCACTCCGCTGGGCATGCCCAATTGCAGGTTGCGCGTGGACAGTTCAGAGGCGATCGGCGCACCGACCGTGGCCGGCAGCGGCAGCGGCTTGGGCAGCACATCGCCGGCGCAATCCGGTGCGGCATGGGCAGCAGGAATCAAGGCAAGACCAAGCAAGCCGGCCATAACGATACGCAGCATCGGTTTTTTTCCATTCAGGCGAGACGACGCCGCGAGTGTAGGCAGGGCCAGGCGCAGTTTCAACCAATACCGGCACTGCATGCGCTAAATAATTGGGAAGGCTGAAAAAGTTCAGCTTGCAAGACGTTTTGTCCTGCTTCTGCAAGAGCGCCGCTTTTCCGAGTCCCGGGTCCCCGGTCCCGGCTCCACACGCACAAAAACAAAGCCCGGCGCGAGGCCGGGCTTTGCTTGAAGCATGAAGCGTCCGATCAGTTCTGGACGTTCAGCTCGGTACGACGGTTCTTCGCACGGCCTTCCGGGTTGTCCGAACCATCCGGGTTGGTGTTCGGCGCAATCGGGCGGCTCTCGCCGTAACCGATCGGACCGACCAGACGCGAAGCGTCCACGCCGTTCTTGGTCAGGTAGTCATACACGGTGGTCGCACGACGCTCGGACAGCTTCTGGTTGTAAGCGTCGGTACCCTTCGAGTCGGTGTGACCGGCAACCTCGACCTTCAGGTCGGGGTAACGCTTCAGGATCTCGGTGGCTTCGCTCAGAATCGCGATCGCGTCCGGACGCAAGGTCGACTTGTTGAAGTCGAAGTTCACGCCCTTCAGGTCGATCGACACCGGCACCGGGCAACCATCCGGACCGATGGTCTGGCCAGGCTGGGAGGCCGGGCACTTGTCGTCGCAGTTGTTGACGCCGTCGCCGTCGTCATCCAGATCCGCACAGCTCGGGGCAGCGGTCGGAGCCGGAGCGGCAACCGGGGCAGCCGGCGGCGGGCCGAGCGGGATCACGACGCCGACCGAAGCCAGCACGTCGCCGAACCAGTTCTCGGACGGAGCGGCAACGCTCTTGTCGTCGAAGTCGGCGCGGTAGGCCACTTCGGCACGCACGGCGACGCGCTTGTCGAAGGTGGTCTGCAGACCGACGCCGGCCTTGGCGGCAAAGTTGCCGTCCTTGCGCTGGCCCGGGGACACGGCGCCGCCGGTGTCGAACTCTTCTTCCGAACGCTGGTAGCCCAGACCGAACAGCAGGTACGGATTCCAGCCACGGCCTTCCTGGATGAAGTGGCGACGCAGGTCGAACGAGATGCCGTACTGGCTCCAGTTCAGGTCCTGGTTGGCATCGAAGTTCGGGTTCTGATAGTTCAGTTCACCGTCGATCGACCAGTTCGGGCTGACGAACTTGCCCAGACCCAGGGTGACGAACGGGGCGTCGTTGGTCAGACGGTCGTTGTCCTGGAAGTTGAAGCCGGCCGAACCGGTCAGGTACCAGCGATCGTCGAATTCCTGTGCGGACGCTGCCTGGGCGACGGCCAGACCGCCGAGCAACGCGGCGGTGAGAATTTTCTTGTTCATTAATACAGCTCCTTGTTTCGGGGATATAAAAACCGATAGGGCATGGTTCAGTACAGATGTCTCGTCACATCC of Xanthomonas translucens pv. cerealis contains these proteins:
- a CDS encoding sulfate/molybdate ABC transporter ATP-binding protein, translating into MTIRVQHLGKRFDAFVALDDVSLDIRQGELLALLGPSGSGKTTLLRVIAGLEHADAGRVLIDGEDATGLPVQSRRVGFVFQHYALFRHMTVRDNIAFGLRVRRGAERLAESAIRARVSELLALVQLDGLEARYPTQLSGGQRQRVALARALAIEPRVLLLDEPFGALDAQVRRDLRRWLRELHDRTGLTTVFVTHDQEEALELADRVAILNRGRIEQLGSPADVYERPVSPFVYGFVGAVNRLPAHLHDGQLQVAGLALPAPDTSLSSGPVDLYVRPEDLAPSDSGWAATVLSSQRSGSRLRLRAQLAHGQDEVEVELPAGEGATRYAPGQVLQLSARRFGLFAQQRS
- the cysW gene encoding sulfate ABC transporter permease subunit CysW, whose amino-acid sequence is MNDTVSSLTLPFSETALSASPPAARRRAASVTTEPWWVQALLILGAMGFLLSFLFLPLLLVFVEALRGGIGVFWRAISDPDALAAIRLTLLVTAIVVPLNLVFGVAAAWAVSKHRFPGKRLLVSLIDLPFSVSPVVAGLVFILIFGRSGWAWPLIDEGWRLHLPVFGEVLLQLPRIVFALPGIVLATTFVTFPFIARELMPLMEQQGSDEELAALSLGANGWQMFWRVTMPNIRWGLLYGVLLCSARAMGEFGAVSVVSGHIRGRTNTLPLHVEILYNEYAYSAAFACASLLALTALLTLALKSYLEWRHGESLAANHRH
- the cysT gene encoding sulfate ABC transporter permease subunit CysT, whose translation is MGVNAVAATRAPSRRRVIPGLGLSLGITLTWLGLVVLIPLLGVVLKTSGLGGHGVWQVWSEPRVLSALRVSFGTAFVAAAFNALMGTWVAWVFVRYRFPGKRLFDAMIDLPFALPTAVAGIALTALYGGNGWVGRWLEPLGLKIAYTQLGIVVALVFVGLPFVVRIVQPVLAEAEREVEEAAATLGAGRWQTIRRVVLPALWPAVLTGFALAFARGIGEYGSVIFIAGNLPNATEIAPLLITIRLEEFDYAGATAIAAAMLLLSLLMLLVVNGVQARFARRGLAAH
- a CDS encoding sulfate ABC transporter substrate-binding protein — encoded protein: MPSLLPRRFSPLLALALCAFAGTAAARDVQLLNVSYDPTRELYRDYNTAFVKHWEQTHSGDKVSVETSHGGSGKQARSVIDGVEADVVTLALAYDVDAIADKGKLIDPGWAKRLPDNSAPYTSAIVFLVRKGNPKQIKDWPDLLRTGVSVITPNPKTSGGARWNYLAAWAYADHIFKGDRERILGYMRALFRNVPVLDTGARGATTTFVQRGIGDVLLAWENEAFLAQEELGKDKFEIVVPKLSILAEPSVAVVDRNVDKHATRAVAEEYLKYLYSPEGQKIAARHYYRPRHPEYADRADIARLPNVQLVTIDQAFGSWAKAQAEHFNDGGLFDQIQASK
- the kbl gene encoding glycine C-acetyltransferase, with amino-acid sequence MTDSRLTQHYVDELDAIRAQGLFKSERIIVGPQSAEIVLADGRRVLNFCANNYLGLADHPALIAAAKDALDTHGFGMASVRFICGTQDLHKQLEARIAEFFGTEDTILYAACFDANGGLFEPLLGEADAIISDALNHASIIDGVRLCKAKRFRYANCDMADLEVQLQAADAAGCKTKLITSDGVFSMDGFIAPLDQITALAKKYGALVHIDECHATGFLGASGRGSAEVKGVMDQIDIFTGTLGKAMGGALGGFTTGRREVIELLRQRSRPYLFSNSLPPHVVAAGIKAFAMLDAADELRAQLVENTRHFRERMAAAGFDIKPGTHPICPVMLYDAPLAQRFAERLLEEGIYAIGFFFPVVPKGQARIRTQISAAHTRAQLDRAIDAFVRIGRELGVI
- a CDS encoding pseudouridine synthase, giving the protein MKSPSRSRRPASRTSVPAADVSRSPHAGQARHGLARTLSKLGLCSRTEAARWIAAGRVAVDGHTVTDPEFPILRGRHRLALDGVALAATQRLYLMLNKPRGLVTTAQDERGRDTVYRCFDGAGLPWLAPVGRLDKASEGLLLFCNDPQWAARVADPASGPDKAYHVQVDALPDAALLARMCAGVVADGEPLRAKQVRLLRQGDKHAWLEVVLDEGRNRQIRRLLAELDLGVLRLVRVAIGGLALGELGKGAWRELSVAEVEALGAGPVTGDL
- a CDS encoding OmpA family protein; amino-acid sequence: MNKKILTAALLGGLAVAQAASAQEFDDRWYLTGSAGFNFQDNDRLTNDAPFVTLGLGKFVSPNWSIDGELNYQNPNFDANQDLNWSQYGISFDLRRHFIQEGRGWNPYLLFGLGYQRSEEEFDTGGAVSPGQRKDGNFAAKAGVGLQTTFDKRVAVRAEVAYRADFDDKSVAAPSENWFGDVLASVGVVIPLGPPPAAPVAAPAPTAAPSCADLDDDGDGVNNCDDKCPASQPGQTIGPDGCPVPVSIDLKGVNFDFNKSTLRPDAIAILSEATEILKRYPDLKVEVAGHTDSKGTDAYNQKLSERRATTVYDYLTKNGVDASRLVGPIGYGESRPIAPNTNPDGSDNPEGRAKNRRTELNVQN